CCCTCGCGCCTCGGGGGGCTAACCCTCTCCGCGCTGCTCGTCGTGCTGGCGCTCGGGCCGCGCAGCTTGGCGCAGCCCGTCCCGCCGCCGGGCCCGGATAATGCGGCACCCAAGGTGCTCGACCGCGTCGCACGCCGCGAGCGGCGCTTGGCGGCCGACGCTGACCAGGCGCGGCGGCGCCAGGCGCGCGCCCTGCGCCGCGCCGAGCGTGGGCTCACCACCGCCGGAGGCGCGCAGGACCGCGCCGCCGCGCCCCCGCAGCCCCCGGCCAGCACTGCGCCTGCCGCCAGCGCGCTGCCGCCCGCGGCCGCGAACGACGCTGCCACCGCGCCGGGCGAGCGCGAGTTCAACGAGTGTTTGCGTGTACCGGCGGGGCGTCGGATCAAGGTCACGCTCAAGCCGGAGTCTGATCTGGCTGACCTGGTCGGCTGGATCAGCGCGATGACCTGCAAGCAGTTCATCGTCGCCGCGGCACTTCGTGGCCAGAAGGTGACGCTGGTCTCACCCCTGCCAGTCACCGCCGGCACCGCCTATCATGCGTTCATCAGCGCGCTGGAGGTGATGGGTCTGACGGTGGTGCCGTCTGGGCGCTATCTCAAGGTCGTGCAGAGCAATTGGGCGCTGCAGTCGCCGATCGCCACCTACACCGACGGCGACACTCGGCGGCCGCCCAACAGCGACGAGATCGTGACCCAGATCGTGCGAGCGCAACACGTCGACGTCAACGAGCTGCTCGTGGTGCTGAGCAAGCTGAAGTCGCGCAACGGCGATGTGACGGCCTACAAGGCGACCAACTCGCTGATCATCACCGACAGCGGCAACAACATCCTGCGGATGCTGAAGGTGCTGAAGGAGCTCGATGTCGAGGTCGGCGGCGAAAAGATCTGGGTCGTGCCGATGCGCACCGCCGACGCGAGCGAGGTGCTCAAGATCCTGCAGCAGGTCTTCACCGGCGGGGGGGGCCAGGCGCCGCCGCCCGCCATGCGGGTCAAGCGTCCGCGCGAGCAGCAGCCGCGGCCCTCGCCCGTCGAAGGTGCCGAGGTCGACGAGCTGAGCGCGGTCAGTGTCTCGAAGATGGTCGCGGACCCGTTGACGAACTCGCTGATCATCGTCGCCGCGCCGGGCTCCTATCTGCAGATCGCCGCGCTGATCAAGCGGCTCGACGTGGAGAGCGAAGGCGTCAATCAACGCATCCACGTCTACTACCTGGAGAACGCCGCGGCCGAGGAGGTCGCGACGACGCTCTCGAGCCTGACGGCGGGTGGCGCCGCGCGGCCGAGCGGCGCGAAGGCTGGTGCGGCCACCCTCTTCGAGGGAGAGGTCAAGGTCACCGCCGACAAAGCGACCAATTCGCTGGTCATCGTCGCCTCGACCAAGGATTACCTCAGCACGCGACGCGTGATTCAGCAGCTCGACGTGCCGCGCCGCCAGGTCTTCGTCGAGGCGGTGATCATGGAGGTCTCGCTGAATAAGGATCGCAAGCTCGGTCTTGGGTTCCATGGCGGCAAGCTGATTGGCTCGACCGACAAGACCCTGCTCTTTGGCGGCCTGCTGACCCAAGAGCTCAATTCGGTCCTGCTCAGCCCCGCTGCCCTCAGCGGCCTCGCGGCCGGGGCGCGCGGCCCGGAGATCGAGGGCTCCAGCAAGCTGCTGGGGCTATCGGCGAATATCCCCGCCTTCGGGCTGGTGCTCCAGGCGCTGCAGACCAACGGCAACGTCAATGTGCTTTCCTCGCCACACCTGCTGACCACTGACAACCAGCAGGCCGAGATCGTCGTCGGCCAGAACCTTCCCTTCCCCGGCGGGGTGCTCGGGGGCTTGGGTCAGCTCGCCGGACAGGCCGCGGGCGCCGCCGGCTTGGCCAGCTCACTGCTTCCGTCGATTTCGGTGCAGCGGCAGGACGTCGCGCTCAAGCTCCGGCTCACGCCGCACGTCAACGAGAGCGACGTCGTGCGGATGGAGATCGAACAGGAGGTCTCGGACGTCATCAGCGCAAACTACAACCAGCTCGGCCCCGCGACCTCGAAGCGCGAGGTCAAGACGACGGTCGTGGTGCGTGATCAGCAGACGGTCGTAATCGGCGGATTGATGGCGGATACAGTGCGCGAGACCGAGAGCAAGGTGCCGATCCTGGGTGACATTCCGGTCATCGGCGCGCTCTTTCGTCAGACCCAGCGCTCAGTGCAGAAGACCAACCTGATCATCGTGCTAACGCCTTACGTGATTCGCGACCAGAACGACCTGCGACGGATCTTCACCCAGAAGATGGAGGAACGGCGCGAGTTCATCGAGCGCTTCACCAGCTTCAGCGCGCCGGAGGTCACGCATGCCGTCGACTACCGTCATAAGCACGGGC
The Pseudomonadota bacterium DNA segment above includes these coding regions:
- the gspD gene encoding type II secretion system secretin GspD, encoding MTIRTTFPPSRLGGLTLSALLVVLALGPRSLAQPVPPPGPDNAAPKVLDRVARRERRLAADADQARRRQARALRRAERGLTTAGGAQDRAAAPPQPPASTAPAASALPPAAANDAATAPGEREFNECLRVPAGRRIKVTLKPESDLADLVGWISAMTCKQFIVAAALRGQKVTLVSPLPVTAGTAYHAFISALEVMGLTVVPSGRYLKVVQSNWALQSPIATYTDGDTRRPPNSDEIVTQIVRAQHVDVNELLVVLSKLKSRNGDVTAYKATNSLIITDSGNNILRMLKVLKELDVEVGGEKIWVVPMRTADASEVLKILQQVFTGGGGQAPPPAMRVKRPREQQPRPSPVEGAEVDELSAVSVSKMVADPLTNSLIIVAAPGSYLQIAALIKRLDVESEGVNQRIHVYYLENAAAEEVATTLSSLTAGGAARPSGAKAGAATLFEGEVKVTADKATNSLVIVASTKDYLSTRRVIQQLDVPRRQVFVEAVIMEVSLNKDRKLGLGFHGGKLIGSTDKTLLFGGLLTQELNSVLLSPAALSGLAAGARGPEIEGSSKLLGLSANIPAFGLVLQALQTNGNVNVLSSPHLLTTDNQQAEIVVGQNLPFPGGVLGGLGQLAGQAAGAAGLASSLLPSISVQRQDVALKLRLTPHVNESDVVRMEIEQEVSDVISANYNQLGPATSKREVKTTVVVRDQQTVVIGGLMADTVRETESKVPILGDIPVIGALFRQTQRSVQKTNLIIVLTPYVIRDQNDLRRIFTQKMEERREFIERFTSFSAPEVTHAVDYRHKHGLLAEMHRVGLQAEEDAALLEQARKATDQQVEPVDLPAGVSSAESDAEGATSSEPAAQAGEAPAPPEDPRFRAPPPPDGPSPDGLPPPPVPGP